The DNA segment ACGGGGCCGGGCACCCGGCCTTACGATGGGACGCATGACCGCTTCGCCTGGCCGCCGTGTCCTGCTCGCCGCCCCCCGTGGCTACTGCGCCGGTGTGGACCGCGCCGTGATCGCCGTCGAGAAGGCCCTCGAACAGTACGGGGCCCCGATCTACGTCCGGCACGAGATCGTCCACAACAAGTACGTCGTGCAGACCCTGGAGAAGAAGGGCGCGATCTTCGTCGAGCAGACGGAGGAGGTGCCGCCGGGCGAGATCGTGATGTTCTCCGCGCACGGTGTCGCCCCGACCGTGCACGAGGAGGCGAAGCGCGGCCGGCTCGCCACCATCGACGCCACCTGCCCGCTGGTCACCAAGGTCCACAAGGAAGCCGTCCGCTACGCAAAGGACGACTACGACATCCTGCTGATCGGGCACGAGGGGCACGAGGAGGTCATCGGCACCTCCGGTGAGGCCCCCGAGCACATCCAGCTCGTCGACGGCCCCGAGGACGTCGCCAAGGTCGAGGTCCGCGACCCGTCCAAGATCGTCTGGCTCTCGCAGACCACGCTGTCCGTGGACGAGACCATGGAGACCGTCGACGCCCTGAAGGCGAAGTTCCCCGGCCTGGTCTCCCCGCCCAGCGACGACATCTGCTACGCCACGCAGAACCGTCAGCTCGCGGTGAAGCAGATGGGCGCCGAGGCCGAGCTGGTCATCGTGGTCGGCTCGCGCAACTCCTCCAACTCGGTCCGGCTCGTCGAGGTCGCCAAGCTCGCCGGGTCCCGCGAGGCGTACCTGGTGGACTTCGCCGGCGAGATCGACGAAGCCTGGCTGGAGGGCGTCACCACGGTCGGCGTCACTTCCGGCGCCTCGGTGCCCGAGGTGCTGGTCGAGGAGGTCCTCGAGTGGCTGGCCCAGCGCGGCTACGGCGACGTGGAGCTGGTCAAGGCGGCCGAGGAGTCCATCACCTTCTCGCTGCCCAAGGAACTCCGGCGCGATCTGCGCGAGGAGGCCGCCGCCCTGGCGGCCGAGCGCGGCGGAACCGGTACGCCCGGGGCGTGACCGTCAGTCGTACGTCGTAACGTGGGGCCATGCAGATCTTCGGCGTGGACATCGGCGGGTCCGGCATCAAGGGTGCCCCGGTGGACCTGGACAAGGGCGATCTCGCCCAGGAGCGCTGCAAGGTGCTCACCCCCCATCCGGCGACCCCCGAGGGTGTCGCGGACGGCGTCAAGGAAGTGATCGACCACTTCGGCTGGACCGGCCCGGTCGGGCTGACCTTCCCCGGAGTGATCCAGGACGGCGCGACCATCCTCACCGCGGCGAACGTCGACAAGAGCTGGATCGGTACGGACGCCCGCACCCTCTTCAGCGAGAAGCTGGGCGGCCTGCCGGTCACCCTGGTCAACGACGCGGACGCGGCCGGTCTCGCCGAGATGCGGTTCGGCGCCGGGCGCGGACGGAAGGGCACGGTCATCGTGCTCACCTTCGGCACCGGCATCGGCAGCGCCGTCTTCACCGACGGCGTGCTGGTCGCCAACACCGAGCTGGGCCACGTCGAGCTGAACGGCCACGACGCGGAGAAGAAGGCGTCCAGCAAGGCCAAGGAGGACGGCGACCTCACCTGGGAGCACTGGGCACGCCGGGTCGAGAAGTACCTCGCGCACCTGGAGATGCTCTTCTCCCCCGAGCTGTTCATCATCGGCGGCGGGGTGAGCCGCAAGGCCGACAAGTTCCTCCCGCACATCAAGGGCATCAAGGCCGAGATCGTCCCGGCCCAGCTCCAGAACAACGCGGGCATCGTGGGCGCGGCGATGCGGGCGGAGGAGCGGGCCTCGGCGGAGTAGCGGGGCCGGGGCAGCTGCCGGGCGCCGGGATAGGCTGCCCCGTCCCACTCCGGCCGGAGGTCGTCTCAGTGATGTCCCCACGGGTGTTCGCCGTCGCCCCGCTGGCTCTGGCGCTGCTCGCCCTGTCCGGCTGCTCCTCGTGGGGCTGCACCGACACGAGGGCGGAGCGCGGTACGCCCGGTGCCAGGGTGCGGGTCGTGGACACGGACGGGCGGCCGCTCGGCGTCACCGCCGTGGTCGTCGACTGGCGCCTGGAGCCCCACCCGCAGGTGCCCACCGATGGTGACCAGGTCCACTTCCGCTTCCGCTTCGACGGCGCCGACGAGAACTCCGACCCCGCGGTGGACGTCTGCGCGGTCGACGAGAAGCGCGTGGCGGTGGGGTGTGACCTGGTCGAGTCGTCCCAGGCCTTCGGGCCGGCCGCCGATCCCCGCACCGGCGATGCCTGGCTCGCCGTCGAGCACCCGGAGCGGGTCGCCGGAGTGCTGTTCATCCCCAACGACCAGTCCTACGATCGACGCACCTGTGCGGTGGACGTCAAGGACGGCGGCGGAATGCACCCTCCGGAGAGCCCCAGCAGGGGGGACCAGCTGTAAGGGGCCTGTTGAGCTGCTGTGGCCCTACGGACGGCGCCGTCTGCTCCGCACCCAGCGCACCCGGCGTACCAGGACCATCACCCCGGCGATCAGTGTGCCGCCGTACAGCCAGCCCGCCTGGGTGGCGAGGCCGGTGAAGACGCCCATCAGGGAGCCGAGGAAGCCGGCGCTGCCGTCGGCGACCGGGAAGAGTCCGGCGCCGAAGGCGATGGGCAGGGCGACGGGGGCGGTCAGCAGGTCGCCGGGGCGCACCCAGAGCGCGGTGAGCACGCAGACGGGCAGGAAGAGCACGCCGTAGGCGATCAGGGACGAGCCGAACAGCAGGGCGTCCAGCGCGCCGAGCAGCAGCATCGCGGCGACGCAGAACAGGCCGCCGCCGAGCCCGGTGAGCCGCGGGTTCGGGAAGCGCCGTCCGGTCGGCGCGGAGGCCGGCCCGGCGGCGGCGCGTACGGGCTCGGGGCCGCGGCGGGCCGCGACGGGCACCCCGGCCGG comes from the Streptomyces seoulensis genome and includes:
- a CDS encoding 4-hydroxy-3-methylbut-2-enyl diphosphate reductase, which codes for MGRMTASPGRRVLLAAPRGYCAGVDRAVIAVEKALEQYGAPIYVRHEIVHNKYVVQTLEKKGAIFVEQTEEVPPGEIVMFSAHGVAPTVHEEAKRGRLATIDATCPLVTKVHKEAVRYAKDDYDILLIGHEGHEEVIGTSGEAPEHIQLVDGPEDVAKVEVRDPSKIVWLSQTTLSVDETMETVDALKAKFPGLVSPPSDDICYATQNRQLAVKQMGAEAELVIVVGSRNSSNSVRLVEVAKLAGSREAYLVDFAGEIDEAWLEGVTTVGVTSGASVPEVLVEEVLEWLAQRGYGDVELVKAAEESITFSLPKELRRDLREEAAALAAERGGTGTPGA
- the ppgK gene encoding polyphosphate--glucose phosphotransferase; this translates as MQIFGVDIGGSGIKGAPVDLDKGDLAQERCKVLTPHPATPEGVADGVKEVIDHFGWTGPVGLTFPGVIQDGATILTAANVDKSWIGTDARTLFSEKLGGLPVTLVNDADAAGLAEMRFGAGRGRKGTVIVLTFGTGIGSAVFTDGVLVANTELGHVELNGHDAEKKASSKAKEDGDLTWEHWARRVEKYLAHLEMLFSPELFIIGGGVSRKADKFLPHIKGIKAEIVPAQLQNNAGIVGAAMRAEERASAE
- a CDS encoding DUF6542 domain-containing protein translates to MEQHRTRPPKDGPRRGTPTPAHLPPQARRGPDAARGPAGVPVAARRGPEPVRAAAGPASAPTGRRFPNPRLTGLGGGLFCVAAMLLLGALDALLFGSSLIAYGVLFLPVCVLTALWVRPGDLLTAPVALPIAFGAGLFPVADGSAGFLGSLMGVFTGLATQAGWLYGGTLIAGVMVLVRRVRWVRSRRRRP